Proteins found in one Vagococcus carniphilus genomic segment:
- the lexA gene encoding transcriptional repressor LexA translates to MTKKQSSRQVDVLRYIYEQVEERGYPPTVREIGEAVNLSSTSTVHGHLSRLEKKGLILRDPTKPRAIELTSEGLDVIGVKPTTIPMLGVVTAGEPILAVEEASDFFPLPPDLKYEENSLFMLTIRGESMINAGIFDGDHVIVRKQSVANNGDVVIAMTDENEATCKRFFKETNHIRLQPENDTLEPIILDDVSILGKVVGLYRNHI, encoded by the coding sequence ATGACAAAGAAACAATCTTCGAGACAGGTTGACGTCTTACGATATATCTATGAACAAGTTGAAGAACGTGGCTATCCACCTACCGTTAGAGAAATCGGTGAAGCCGTTAATTTATCTTCAACATCAACTGTTCATGGTCATCTATCACGTCTAGAGAAAAAAGGACTTATTTTAAGAGATCCAACTAAACCAAGAGCTATTGAATTGACCTCCGAAGGATTAGACGTTATTGGTGTAAAACCGACAACGATTCCAATGCTTGGTGTGGTAACAGCTGGTGAGCCTATCTTAGCAGTTGAAGAAGCTTCTGATTTTTTCCCTCTACCACCTGATTTAAAATATGAAGAAAATTCTTTATTCATGTTAACAATTCGTGGCGAGAGCATGATTAATGCCGGAATTTTTGATGGTGATCATGTTATTGTAAGAAAACAATCAGTTGCTAATAATGGTGACGTTGTTATTGCTATGACTGATGAAAATGAAGCAACTTGTAAGAGATTTTTTAAAGAAACTAATCATATCCGATTACAACCTGAAAATGATACATTAGAACCTATTATTTTAGATGATGTTTCTATCCTCGGAAAAGTTGTTGGACTATATCGTAATCATATTTAA
- a CDS encoding cation:proton antiporter: MTLELIKMIIFILLGTKVAGHLCNRFNLPVVFGELTLGLLLGPAILNMVQETDGIAMFSEIGIILLMFLVGLESDLNLLRRYLKPAIIVATFGVFVPFIFIAILGHLIGMGTPESFFLGIIFSATSLSITVQVLKEYDYLDNEAGSITLGAAILDDTLVVILISIFTAVVTFDASVGFTATMAWDLIGKKVLFFFIMYLVAKYFITPAMNLSSKMNAIKAKTAMALVLCFAFTIFAEEMGLSDIIGSFFIGLMLSSHEHSHEIETDIDTIGNSLFIPVFFVSIGLGINIEALYSQFGLIFLLSLGAILTKLMGGYFAARLMKVNRKSSFVIGSGMVSRGEMALIVAKIGQESGFITNEFFTVVIAAIIITTLISPLLLKFSIGLEQNDNDEVTA, translated from the coding sequence TTGACGCTAGAGTTAATAAAAATGATTATTTTTATTCTACTAGGCACCAAGGTGGCAGGTCATCTTTGTAATCGATTCAACTTGCCTGTCGTATTTGGTGAATTAACACTAGGTCTATTACTTGGACCCGCCATTTTAAACATGGTACAAGAAACAGATGGTATTGCCATGTTTTCTGAAATAGGAATTATCTTACTAATGTTTTTAGTTGGATTAGAAAGTGACTTAAACTTACTCAGGCGGTATTTAAAACCTGCCATTATAGTCGCCACGTTTGGTGTCTTCGTACCATTTATTTTCATCGCAATTCTCGGTCATCTAATTGGCATGGGAACTCCAGAATCATTCTTTTTAGGCATCATTTTTAGTGCCACATCTCTTAGTATTACCGTACAAGTTCTGAAAGAATACGATTATTTAGATAATGAAGCAGGTTCTATTACTTTAGGGGCCGCTATTCTTGATGATACCCTCGTAGTTATTCTCATTAGTATTTTCACAGCTGTTGTTACCTTTGATGCAAGTGTTGGATTCACTGCTACAATGGCGTGGGATTTAATTGGAAAGAAAGTTTTATTCTTCTTCATTATGTATCTTGTTGCAAAATATTTTATCACCCCTGCAATGAATTTATCTTCCAAAATGAACGCTATTAAAGCAAAAACAGCTATGGCTTTAGTTTTATGTTTTGCCTTCACCATCTTTGCTGAAGAAATGGGCCTAAGTGATATTATTGGATCGTTCTTTATCGGTCTAATGTTATCTAGCCATGAGCATTCTCATGAAATTGAAACTGATATTGATACGATTGGAAATAGTTTATTTATTCCTGTTTTCTTTGTGTCAATTGGTCTTGGTATTAATATTGAGGCATTATACTCTCAATTTGGATTAATCTTCCTTCTTTCACTAGGTGCTATTTTAACTAAATTAATGGGTGGCTATTTTGCTGCACGTTTAATGAAAGTCAACCGAAAATCATCCTTTGTCATTGGCTCTGGTATGGTTTCTAGAGGGGAAATGGCTTTAATTGTTGCTAAAATCGGTCAAGAATCAGGTTTTATTACAAATGAATTCTTTACTGTTGTTATTGCAGCCATTATTATTACAACCTTAATTTCTCCACTCTTACTTAAATTTAGTATTGGTTTAGAACAAAACGATAATGATGAAGTAACTGCCTAA
- a CDS encoding M42 family metallopeptidase: protein MNQSTIELTETLTNMPSPTGSTTEIISFIDSLLKEYGYQGKINRKGSLIVTVPGKDDNNHRFITAHIDTLGAMVRAIKPDGRLKLDLIGGFKYNSIEGEYCTIHTQSGKNYTGTILMHQTSVHVYKDAGTAERNQDNMEVRIDEKTFSDKDTEKLGIQVGDFISFDPRTEITPSGFIKSRHLDDKVSAAILIQFLVNLKKEQQELPYTTHFFFSNNEEIGYGGNSNIDERVVEYLAVDMGAMGDDQQTDEYTVSICVKDASGPYHLGLRNHFVELCKKDNIPYQLDIYPFYGSDASAAMRAGADVKHGLIGAGIEASHAFERTHNDSIVATEQLVTKYLFSEFS from the coding sequence ATGAATCAATCAACAATCGAATTAACGGAAACATTGACAAACATGCCATCCCCTACTGGAAGCACAACAGAAATTATTAGTTTCATTGATTCACTTTTAAAAGAATATGGTTATCAAGGTAAAATCAATCGTAAAGGAAGTTTAATTGTTACAGTACCTGGTAAAGATGATAATAACCACCGTTTTATTACGGCTCATATCGATACTCTTGGTGCTATGGTAAGAGCAATTAAACCAGATGGCCGTCTTAAACTTGATTTAATCGGTGGCTTTAAATACAACTCAATTGAAGGTGAATATTGTACGATTCATACTCAATCTGGCAAAAATTATACTGGTACAATTTTAATGCATCAAACAAGTGTACATGTTTATAAAGATGCTGGTACTGCTGAGAGAAACCAGGATAATATGGAAGTTAGAATTGATGAAAAAACTTTCTCTGACAAAGATACAGAAAAACTTGGTATTCAAGTGGGCGACTTTATTAGTTTTGACCCAAGAACCGAAATCACTCCAAGCGGATTTATTAAATCACGCCATTTAGATGATAAAGTAAGTGCAGCTATTCTAATTCAATTTTTAGTGAATCTAAAAAAAGAACAACAAGAATTACCATACACAACTCACTTTTTCTTTTCAAATAATGAAGAAATTGGTTATGGTGGAAACTCTAATATTGATGAACGCGTAGTTGAATACCTAGCTGTTGATATGGGCGCAATGGGTGACGATCAACAAACTGATGAATATACAGTTTCCATTTGTGTAAAAGACGCAAGCGGTCCTTATCATCTTGGCTTAAGAAACCACTTTGTAGAACTTTGCAAAAAAGATAATATTCCTTATCAATTAGATATCTACCCATTTTATGGTAGTGATGCTTCTGCTGCTATGCGAGCTGGAGCTGACGTGAAACATGGTCTCATTGGGGCAGGAATTGAAGCTAGTCATGCTTTTGAGCGTACTCATAATGACTCAATTGTAGCTACTGAACAATTAGTAACAAAATATTTATTTAGTGAATTTTCATAA
- a CDS encoding 50S ribosomal protein L25/general stress protein Ctc produces MSVVLKVEERAVRPRSIRKKLRAEGRVPSAVHGHNVENIPFSVDALELEKAIRENGLNAVYTLDLGGKKISTLLHDYQLDTFTKEWIHAEFLAVDMTQETEVEAELTLVGTPKGVKAGGVLEQNLYSVIVSATPDKLPERVEVDIEGLEIGDSLVIGDIPKQADFAIVTDAEEQVCAVTEMVAKVEDEETGVAAEPEVINEKPAE; encoded by the coding sequence ATGTCAGTAGTATTAAAAGTAGAAGAAAGAGCGGTTAGACCTCGTTCTATCCGTAAAAAACTAAGAGCAGAAGGAAGAGTTCCTAGTGCTGTTCATGGTCACAACGTTGAAAATATTCCTTTTTCAGTAGATGCCCTTGAATTAGAAAAGGCAATTCGTGAAAACGGCTTAAACGCTGTTTACACTCTTGATCTTGGTGGTAAAAAAATCAGTACTTTACTTCATGATTATCAACTTGATACATTCACAAAAGAATGGATTCACGCTGAATTCTTAGCAGTTGATATGACTCAAGAAACTGAAGTAGAAGCAGAATTAACATTAGTTGGTACACCTAAAGGCGTTAAAGCTGGTGGCGTGTTAGAACAAAACTTATATTCTGTTATCGTTTCTGCAACACCTGATAAATTACCTGAACGTGTTGAAGTTGACATTGAAGGGTTAGAAATTGGTGATTCTCTTGTAATTGGGGACATTCCAAAACAAGCAGATTTCGCAATTGTAACAGATGCTGAAGAACAAGTATGTGCTGTAACTGAAATGGTTGCTAAAGTTGAAGACGAAGAAACTGGTGTTGCAGCTGAACCAGAAGTTATTAACGAAAAACCAGCTGAATAA
- a CDS encoding hydroxymethylglutaryl-CoA synthase — MIGIDKINFFTPNTYIDLVKLAKHRGIDPDKFTVGIGQSKMAVPTITQDTVSMGANAAFPILDKEDLEKIELVVVGTESGIDESKSSAAFIHQLLEIQPFAKSFEIKQACYGATAGLMMARDYIKTHPGKKALVIGSDISRYGLNTSGEVTQGAGAIAMVISEKPKILAIEDTSVSMTENIFDFWRPNYSDTAIVDGKFSNEAYVKFFNQLWEEFSKQTNYSLSDFKAFCFHLPYTKMGKKALLPLLENESEETKEILLKHYELSTEYTRNIGNIYTGSLYLSLMSLLDSSEHSLKANDLIGLFSYGSGAVAEIFSGRLVEGFENHLVNSTRQELINERQSLSIEAYETIFNKELPKTDGIHPLDESEFDNALFYLSSISNHERHYKKRQ, encoded by the coding sequence GTGATCGGGATAGATAAAATAAATTTTTTCACACCAAACACATATATTGATTTGGTTAAACTTGCAAAACATCGAGGTATTGACCCAGATAAATTTACAGTCGGTATTGGTCAATCAAAAATGGCTGTCCCCACAATTACGCAGGACACCGTTTCTATGGGAGCAAATGCTGCCTTTCCTATTTTAGATAAAGAAGATTTAGAAAAGATTGAACTAGTAGTTGTCGGAACCGAATCTGGAATTGATGAATCTAAATCATCTGCCGCTTTTATTCATCAACTATTAGAAATTCAACCTTTTGCTAAATCATTTGAAATTAAACAAGCTTGCTACGGGGCAACTGCTGGATTAATGATGGCTCGTGATTATATCAAAACTCATCCAGGTAAAAAGGCTCTTGTTATTGGTTCTGATATTTCACGTTATGGTTTAAACACATCTGGTGAGGTGACACAAGGTGCTGGTGCTATCGCTATGGTAATCAGTGAAAAACCTAAAATTTTAGCAATCGAAGATACTTCTGTTTCTATGACCGAAAATATTTTTGACTTTTGGCGTCCAAACTATTCTGATACAGCTATTGTAGATGGTAAGTTTTCAAATGAAGCTTACGTTAAATTCTTTAATCAACTTTGGGAGGAGTTTTCAAAACAAACAAACTACTCACTATCTGATTTTAAAGCATTTTGTTTCCACCTACCTTATACAAAAATGGGTAAAAAAGCTCTACTTCCCCTTCTAGAAAATGAATCGGAAGAAACAAAGGAAATTTTATTAAAACATTACGAATTATCGACAGAATACACACGTAACATCGGTAATATCTACACAGGTTCTCTTTACTTAAGTTTGATGTCTCTTCTAGATAGTTCTGAACATTCACTTAAAGCTAATGATTTAATCGGATTATTTAGCTATGGTTCAGGAGCTGTAGCTGAGATTTTTTCTGGTAGACTCGTTGAAGGGTTTGAAAACCATCTAGTAAATTCAACTCGACAAGAATTAATAAATGAACGTCAAAGTTTATCTATTGAAGCTTACGAAACTATTTTTAATAAAGAATTACCTAAAACTGATGGTATTCACCCATTAGATGAATCAGAATTTGATAACGCCCTCTTTTATTTATCAAGTATTTCTAATCATGAAAGACACTATAAAAAACGTCAATAA
- a CDS encoding hydroxymethylglutaryl-CoA reductase, degradative, which produces MNQTGKKFYKQTRLERLDTLVANNHLSQQNADLFMNNSLLNDDIADSLIENQLTQFHLPMGVALNFKIDDKEKVIPMVVEEPSVIAACSNAAKIMADSGFTTSIATREMIGQIILKKIPDIEKAKTNIQVHEAEIFKLAKEVHPSIHLRGGGLKRISIRAIDATDNSPAFLTIHLMVDVKDAMGANIINTILEGVTPFILELTNGASLMSILSNYNTEALVTAKCQVPCNQLTTKLHDGDEIAEKIVEASTYAKLDPYRAATHNKGIMNGIDSVVIATGNDPRAVEAGAHAYASRNGRYEGMTNWTINKGMLVGELTLPMAIGTVGGAISVLPMAQANLDMLEVNSSEELARIILCVGLAQNFAALKALVSDGIQKGHMSLHASSLAIQVGAKNEEIEEVATQLRKADKMNSAIAKEILNNIRNK; this is translated from the coding sequence TTGAATCAAACGGGGAAAAAATTTTACAAACAGACTCGGCTTGAGAGACTCGATACATTAGTTGCTAACAATCACTTATCTCAACAAAATGCAGATCTTTTTATGAATAATAGTTTACTAAATGACGATATTGCTGATTCTCTTATTGAAAATCAGCTAACTCAATTCCATTTACCTATGGGAGTTGCTTTAAACTTTAAAATTGACGATAAGGAAAAAGTAATTCCGATGGTGGTTGAAGAACCTTCTGTGATAGCAGCTTGCAGTAATGCTGCTAAAATAATGGCTGATTCAGGTTTCACGACTTCGATAGCAACAAGGGAAATGATTGGACAAATCATTCTAAAAAAAATACCTGATATTGAAAAAGCTAAAACCAATATACAGGTTCACGAAGCTGAGATTTTTAAATTAGCTAAAGAAGTTCATCCGTCTATTCATCTTCGTGGAGGCGGCCTCAAACGGATAAGTATTCGTGCAATAGACGCCACTGACAACTCCCCTGCTTTTTTAACCATTCATCTGATGGTTGATGTTAAAGATGCTATGGGAGCTAATATTATCAATACTATTTTAGAAGGTGTTACACCATTTATTTTGGAACTGACAAATGGTGCCTCTTTAATGTCTATTTTAAGTAACTATAATACTGAAGCTCTTGTGACAGCCAAGTGTCAGGTACCTTGCAACCAATTGACTACTAAACTTCATGATGGAGATGAAATAGCCGAAAAAATTGTTGAAGCTAGCACTTATGCTAAACTTGATCCATACCGAGCTGCAACCCATAATAAAGGTATAATGAATGGAATAGATTCGGTTGTTATTGCAACTGGAAATGACCCTCGCGCTGTCGAAGCTGGTGCACATGCTTATGCCAGTCGCAACGGTCGATATGAAGGTATGACAAATTGGACTATCAATAAAGGCATGCTAGTTGGTGAATTAACTTTACCAATGGCTATTGGAACAGTTGGTGGAGCAATTTCTGTTCTCCCTATGGCTCAAGCTAATCTTGACATGCTTGAAGTTAATTCTTCAGAAGAATTAGCTCGAATTATTTTGTGTGTAGGACTCGCACAAAACTTCGCAGCTTTAAAAGCACTTGTAAGTGACGGCATTCAAAAAGGACATATGAGTTTACACGCAAGTTCTCTTGCTATTCAAGTAGGAGCAAAAAATGAAGAAATTGAAGAAGTTGCAACTCAATTAAGAAAAGCAGATAAAATGAATTCTGCTATTGCTAAAGAGATTCTTAACAACATTCGAAATAAATAA
- a CDS encoding efflux RND transporter periplasmic adaptor subunit, translated as MSKKKKIIIGVVAGVVVLGIGAKLLLGGSGNKDAATEEPAIEYFSVEDVDQVFINGVVTPTESKEFIKDATLGKLGDLNVKNGDNVEKGAVLYQYVDETSSNQITELKFQIETSQAEKEKAARQMQLELNELANSRGSSNGKEDPTAQIPANSEESIRLKYDLNSFDVKMNQLQSQIDELYAKQVNQVTAPFNGQVTVPQDQNRDSAIMTLTSNDFYVEGEVNERDLEKIKEKQPAEVRTIADNKVYKGEIIYIANSPSTAAAAGAGANAQGGGASSGNGALSTYTVKLSLKDAKAVRKGFHVQASIKLEDKKIEIPEKAIHTDKKDNKKYVFVDDFGTVLRKDIEIDTKGAKKGNVVVKSGLEGLDKVIVKSEKELKSGELINELGTENSEELK; from the coding sequence ATGTCAAAGAAAAAGAAGATTATTATCGGCGTTGTTGCAGGCGTTGTTGTACTAGGTATCGGTGCTAAACTATTATTAGGCGGTAGCGGCAATAAAGATGCAGCAACAGAAGAACCTGCTATTGAGTATTTTTCAGTAGAAGATGTAGATCAAGTGTTTATCAATGGGGTTGTAACACCTACAGAATCGAAAGAATTTATTAAAGATGCTACATTAGGTAAATTAGGCGATTTAAATGTTAAAAATGGTGATAATGTAGAAAAAGGTGCTGTTTTATATCAATATGTGGATGAAACAAGCAGCAATCAAATCACTGAATTAAAATTCCAAATTGAAACTAGCCAAGCTGAGAAAGAAAAAGCAGCTAGACAAATGCAATTAGAATTAAATGAATTAGCTAATTCTAGAGGATCTTCTAATGGAAAAGAAGACCCTACAGCACAAATACCTGCAAATTCAGAAGAAAGTATTCGTTTAAAATATGATTTAAATAGTTTTGATGTTAAAATGAACCAATTACAAAGTCAAATTGATGAATTATACGCTAAACAAGTTAACCAAGTAACCGCTCCATTTAATGGTCAAGTTACTGTTCCTCAAGATCAAAATCGTGACAGTGCTATTATGACCCTAACTTCAAATGATTTTTATGTAGAAGGTGAAGTTAACGAGCGTGACCTTGAAAAAATTAAAGAAAAACAACCAGCAGAGGTTAGAACAATTGCTGATAATAAAGTTTATAAAGGTGAAATCATTTATATCGCAAACTCACCAAGTACAGCAGCTGCTGCTGGAGCAGGCGCTAATGCACAAGGTGGCGGAGCAAGCTCTGGTAATGGTGCCTTATCTACTTATACCGTTAAGTTATCATTAAAAGATGCTAAAGCAGTTCGCAAAGGATTCCATGTACAAGCTTCAATTAAATTAGAAGACAAAAAAATTGAAATCCCTGAAAAGGCTATTCACACAGACAAAAAAGATAATAAGAAATACGTTTTCGTAGATGATTTTGGTACTGTTTTACGTAAAGATATTGAAATCGATACTAAGGGTGCTAAAAAAGGAAATGTGGTTGTTAAAAGTGGTTTAGAAGGTTTAGATAAAGTGATTGTTAAATCTGAAAAAGAATTAAAAAGTGGCGAATTAATCAATGAGTTAGGTACTGAAAATTCAGAGGAGTTGAAATAA
- a CDS encoding ABC transporter ATP-binding protein — MTEELHNEEITNEELLPSSSPSSSLIELTDINKYYPVGKEQLHVLKNLHLTIEQGEFLMIMGKSGSGKTTLMNIIGFLDQSSDGTYIFDGQDVSKLTENQKSDLRNKYIGFIFQQFFLIQSLNVSQNVELPMVYEGTKKENKRRKIAEHYLGLVGLEGKENSKTTELSGGQQQRVAIARALVNEPLLIMADEPTGALDSETSADIMGILSDLNKEGKTIVMVTHDNDMKKYASRVVYMKDGLFLTEEEYNNA; from the coding sequence ATGACGGAAGAATTACATAACGAAGAAATAACAAATGAAGAGTTACTACCTTCTTCTTCTCCTTCATCTTCATTAATTGAGTTAACAGATATTAATAAGTATTACCCTGTTGGGAAAGAACAGCTTCATGTCTTAAAAAATCTTCACTTAACGATCGAACAAGGTGAATTTTTAATGATTATGGGAAAATCTGGTAGTGGTAAAACAACTCTTATGAATATTATTGGCTTCCTTGACCAGTCCTCAGATGGAACATACATTTTTGATGGTCAAGATGTTTCAAAATTAACTGAAAATCAAAAATCTGATTTAAGAAACAAATACATTGGTTTTATTTTCCAACAATTTTTCTTAATTCAGTCTCTCAACGTTTCTCAAAATGTTGAATTACCTATGGTTTATGAAGGAACAAAGAAAGAAAACAAACGTAGAAAGATTGCCGAGCACTACCTTGGTTTAGTTGGTCTTGAAGGAAAAGAAAATTCTAAAACAACTGAATTATCTGGTGGTCAACAGCAACGGGTAGCTATCGCTAGAGCTTTAGTAAATGAGCCTCTTTTAATTATGGCCGATGAGCCTACAGGCGCTTTAGATAGTGAAACAAGTGCAGATATCATGGGCATTTTATCTGATTTAAATAAAGAAGGAAAAACAATTGTCATGGTTACTCATGATAATGATATGAAAAAATATGCCTCTCGTGTTGTTTACATGAAAGACGGTTTATTCCTTACTGAGGAGGAATACAACAATGCTTAA